A part of Yoonia rosea genomic DNA contains:
- a CDS encoding cytochrome b: MTYTKAQIIFHWLTAAVLIVMVLTGLAYTYDWLDADTMQLHQIAGQILIVVVVARLIARFRHPATPAAKPHHPLEAVMAKIVHAGLYICLIAYLVTGYIAASGLRDPLLIAAVDQGLARSDTGEWFLEAHFTLKWILLALFAIHIIAVLKHRFWDKDLPLSNMTLTPRKE, translated from the coding sequence ATGACCTATACAAAAGCTCAGATCATTTTTCACTGGCTTACTGCTGCCGTTCTGATCGTGATGGTGTTGACGGGCCTCGCGTATACGTATGATTGGCTTGACGCAGACACGATGCAGCTGCACCAGATCGCAGGCCAGATCTTGATCGTTGTGGTGGTCGCCCGCCTCATCGCCCGCTTCCGGCATCCTGCAACACCGGCCGCCAAACCCCACCACCCGCTCGAGGCGGTCATGGCGAAAATCGTTCATGCCGGGCTTTACATATGCCTTATCGCCTATCTGGTGACCGGGTATATCGCCGCCTCGGGCCTGCGCGATCCCCTGCTGATCGCCGCCGTTGACCAAGGCCTTGCGCGCTCGGACACGGGCGAATGGTTTCTTGAGGCGCATTTTACGCTGAAATGGATCCTTTTGGCCCTGTTTGCCATCCACATCATCGCCGTTCTGAAACACCGGTTTTGGGACAAGGACTTGCCTTTGTCGAATATGACCCTCACCCCACGAAAGGAATGA
- the rplK gene encoding 50S ribosomal protein L11 encodes MAKKIMGTLKLQVPAGAANPSPPVGPALGQRGINIMEFCKAFNAKTEGMEKNAPCPTVITYYQDKSFTMEIKTPPASYYIKKAANLKSGSKTPGKDVAGTITGKQVREIAEAKMKDLNATSIEGAMLIIAGSARSMGIEVK; translated from the coding sequence ATGGCCAAGAAGATTATGGGTACGCTTAAACTGCAGGTCCCTGCAGGCGCTGCTAACCCGTCCCCACCAGTCGGCCCAGCATTGGGTCAGCGCGGCATCAACATCATGGAATTCTGTAAAGCGTTCAACGCCAAGACAGAAGGCATGGAAAAGAATGCCCCGTGCCCGACAGTGATCACATACTATCAGGACAAGTCGTTCACGATGGAAATCAAGACGCCGCCTGCGTCTTACTACATCAAGAAGGCCGCGAACCTGAAGTCTGGCAGCAAGACACCTGGCAAGGATGTTGCTGGTACAATCACAGGCAAGCAGGTGCGTGAAATCGCAGAAGCCAAAATGAAGGACCTCAATGCGACGTCCATCGAAGGCGCAATGCTGATCATCGCGGGTTCCGCTCGCTCTATGGGCATCGAGGTGAAGTAA
- the rplA gene encoding 50S ribosomal protein L1 translates to MAKFGKRTTAARAAFAEKHNVTVTEAAALVKDNATAKFDESIEIAMVLGVDPRHADQMVRGTVNLPHGTGKTVRVAVFARGDKAEEAKAAGADIVGAEDLMETVQGGKIDFDRCIATPDMMAIVGRLGKVLGPRNLMPNPRVGTVTMDIKEAVEAAKGGQVQFKAEKAGVVHAGIGKSSFSAQQIEENMKAFVDAVGKAKPTGAKGTYMKKISVSSTMGPGVSVDVASATGNV, encoded by the coding sequence ATGGCAAAATTTGGTAAGCGTACAACTGCAGCACGCGCTGCATTCGCAGAGAAACACAACGTCACCGTCACCGAAGCTGCTGCTTTGGTCAAAGACAACGCCACAGCAAAGTTCGATGAAAGCATCGAAATCGCAATGGTGCTGGGCGTTGATCCACGTCACGCCGACCAGATGGTCCGTGGTACAGTGAATCTGCCACACGGCACAGGTAAAACCGTGCGCGTTGCTGTATTCGCACGCGGCGATAAAGCGGAAGAAGCGAAAGCGGCTGGCGCGGATATCGTTGGTGCAGAAGACCTGATGGAAACTGTTCAGGGCGGCAAGATCGATTTTGACCGCTGCATCGCGACACCTGACATGATGGCCATCGTCGGTCGTTTGGGTAAGGTTCTGGGCCCACGTAACCTGATGCCAAACCCCCGCGTTGGCACAGTGACCATGGACATCAAGGAAGCTGTGGAAGCAGCAAAGGGTGGTCAGGTTCAGTTCAAAGCGGAAAAAGCTGGTGTGGTTCACGCCGGTATCGGCAAATCCTCTTTCTCTGCACAGCAGATCGAAGAGAACATGAAAGCTTTTGTTGACGCGGTTGGCAAAGCCAAGCCGACGGGCGCAAAAGGCACCTACATGAAAAAGATCTCCGTCAGCTCAACAATGGGCCCGGGCGTATCTGTTGATGTCGCGTCTGCGACCGGCAACGTCTAA